The proteins below are encoded in one region of Triticum aestivum cultivar Chinese Spring chromosome 1B, IWGSC CS RefSeq v2.1, whole genome shotgun sequence:
- the LOC123076918 gene encoding L10-interacting MYB domain-containing protein-like, which translates to MAAPRAYWDHAYEKGLVDIMVDHNNPIYRGQNGWTAEGWTNITNTFNQKFPLAHVTKQQIQEKDNDLKGNYKAARDSRKQSGTGWDDTLWMIIAEPVIWDKLIKDNPRVKKFCSKPFMLFKSLATLHEGSIASGDLNFVSIPQVDLTSHAISPMDSSTNDFNHISSTNVDDCMSSSDLQGKGASRRDEPEATTSTNSEQKGELPMKKRKQSQIAVVLEDYMDFRKKQSAKLVDELKESKQDDIFSIGNCVAALEPMEDLSVAEKAKALWLFKCPMNREIFINTKDSNLWLYWLKEEISEISANMKLCYLMSKPSGKKT; encoded by the exons ATGGCAGCGCCTAGGGCATATTGGGACCATGCATACGAGAAAGGTCTTGTTGATATAATGGTTGACCACAACAATCCCATTTATCGAGGTCAAAATGGGTGGACTGCTGAAGGGTGGACTAATATTACAAATACATTCAATCAGAAATTTCCACTAGCTCATGTCACCAAGCAACAAATCCAAGAGAAGGATAATGATTTAAAAGGAAATTATAAGGCAGCGAGAGACTCTCGGAAACAGAGTGGCACGGGATGGGATGATACACTTTGGATGATCATTGCTGAACCTGTAATATGGGATAAACTTATCAAG gataatccaagggTAAAGAAGTTCTGTTCAAAACCATTCATGCTCTTCAAGTCATTGGCTACACTACATGAAG GAAGTATTGCTTCAGGAGACTTGAACTTTGTATCAATTCCGCAAGTGGATCTCACAAGCCATGCCATTTCTCCTATGGATTCCTCTACCAATGATTTCAACCATATCTCCTCTACCAATGTTGATGATTGTATGTCCTCATCTGATCTACAAGGGAAAGGGGCATCAAGAAGAGATGAACCTGAAGCTACAACATCTACCAATTCTGAACAAAAGGGAGAACTGCCTATGAAAAAGAGGAAGCAAAGTCAGATCGCTGTTGTACTTGAGGATTACATGGATTTTCGGAAGAAACAATCTGCAAAACTGGTTGACGAGTTGAAGGAATCAAAGCAAGATGACATTTTCTCGATTGGAAACTGTGTGGCTGCGCTAGAACCAATGGAAGATTTATCAGTTGCAGAAAAAGCAAAGGCACTGTGGCTTTTCAAATGCCCAATGAATCGAGAAATATTCATCAATACCAAGGACTCAAATCTTTGGCTTTATTGGTTGAAGGAGGAGATTTCTGAGAT TTCAGCCAACATGAAGCTGTGTTACCTGATGTCGAAGCCGAGTGGGAAGAAGACCTGA